Proteins encoded in a region of the Methanobrevibacter millerae genome:
- a CDS encoding HIRAN domain-containing protein, protein MSNIQKPDSDITNFVGFIQKGGKLKSFGKDIFLIEVHVAGLDYIDDIDEIFNELEVNARLELFREAKNEYDKHAILVKYNGQKIGYVPRKDNYVLSKLMDGGKQLYGVVESFGIDEVYEGYPFKFVNFKIFLKDH, encoded by the coding sequence ATGTCAAACATTCAAAAGCCCGATTCGGACATTACAAATTTCGTTGGTTTTATCCAAAAAGGAGGTAAACTCAAATCTTTTGGTAAAGACATATTTTTAATTGAAGTACATGTTGCCGGCCTTGACTATATTGATGATATCGATGAGATTTTCAATGAATTGGAGGTCAATGCCAGATTAGAGTTATTCCGCGAAGCTAAAAATGAATATGACAAACATGCAATTCTAGTCAAGTACAACGGTCAAAAAATTGGTTATGTGCCAAGAAAGGATAATTATGTTCTCTCAAAGTTGATGGATGGTGGAAAGCAGCTGTATGGTGTTGTTGAAAGCTTTGGCATTGATGAAGTTTATGAAGGATATCCATTTAAATTTGTAAATTTCAAAATCTTTCTTAAAGACCATTAA
- a CDS encoding DUF3795 domain-containing protein, with the protein MKMPDTIDSKLFAPCGVNCISCERYQNPCVGCLIGDDGKNKASLKCKIKTCFDTKNFSYCGRCSEFPCPLMKKHSKKYVKRHDLNTLNSAKRIKTTGIGKMMMQDREKWVCPECGGVIHFQTKVCSECGFKQNI; encoded by the coding sequence ATGAAAATGCCAGATACTATTGATTCAAAATTATTTGCTCCATGCGGAGTTAACTGTATTAGTTGTGAGAGATATCAAAACCCCTGTGTCGGTTGTTTAATTGGAGACGATGGTAAAAATAAAGCTAGTTTAAAATGTAAAATCAAAACTTGTTTTGATACTAAAAACTTCAGCTACTGTGGACGATGCAGTGAGTTTCCATGTCCGTTAATGAAAAAGCATTCAAAAAAGTATGTCAAAAGACATGATTTAAACACATTAAATAGTGCAAAAAGAATTAAAACCACAGGTATTGGAAAAATGATGATGCAAGATAGGGAAAAATGGGTGTGTCCTGAATGTGGTGGAGTAATTCATTTTCAAACGAAAGTCTGCAGTGAATGTGGATTCAAGCAAAATATTTAA
- a CDS encoding LytTR family DNA-binding domain-containing protein, protein MRVDLFFSRDITEPHAEIHTNELTENIQHAINLLEDDSKSNMLAVKKGKDITFLDFDEIFMIRVEDKQVKVYTENNEYQVKKALYQVEESLNQNFVRISKTTLVNIKKIDRVAPSLKGMMFIMLKNGLKDNISRKYLPDFKRTLDL, encoded by the coding sequence ATGAGGGTAGATTTATTTTTTTCAAGAGACATAACTGAGCCGCATGCTGAAATTCATACAAATGAATTAACTGAAAATATTCAGCATGCAATTAATCTTTTGGAGGATGACTCAAAAAGCAATATGCTTGCTGTTAAAAAAGGCAAGGACATTACCTTTTTGGATTTTGATGAAATATTCATGATTCGTGTTGAAGACAAGCAAGTGAAGGTTTACACAGAAAATAATGAATATCAAGTGAAAAAAGCATTATATCAGGTTGAAGAATCCTTAAATCAAAATTTTGTTCGAATTTCAAAAACAACCCTTGTCAATATTAAAAAAATTGACCGTGTTGCACCTTCACTTAAGGGGATGATGTTCATAATGCTAAAAAACGGTTTGAAGGATAATATTTCAAGAAAATATTTGCCTGATTTTAAAAGGACTTTGGATTTGTGA
- a CDS encoding MATE family efflux transporter, with protein sequence MADNVDFISNPKNAFWQFTTPLLLLTLFEAGYSFVDVFWVSQMNPESFFAIGVTVPILTLIVSFGRSLGIGTNSIMSREMGDNNLIGSYNSILHGIVACLVSCVIIMMSIFFLMDILTFVGADSSMDLSMQYLSPMILCPFVFIFSNFFANTLQAEGNSKIPTILLISTNVLNLVLDPIFIFVLDWGVSGASYATILSSGFSALYLLYWYLSGKSEVPINFRYFKPGIVYDIFTVAFPNFLMDSLWCILILFFNKILIEQLGQIGVLLYSSASKIQSVIISHQKAFSRGLVSICGHLFGANKIDELKDLYHYVLKITILISVISTVIFFFIRDYGFALFSVTGVPESVFYIALAGIIIVPFRGITAVTEKMLDGMGKSFYELLLTLGSIIYEISIVYLLAPIFKQGVCVLLGILVGEVTLAILYYIMLKYFLKKSENEIHHAAGA encoded by the coding sequence ATGGCAGATAATGTAGATTTTATTTCAAATCCTAAAAATGCTTTCTGGCAGTTTACCACGCCACTGCTTTTGCTTACTCTTTTTGAAGCGGGTTACTCATTTGTTGATGTTTTTTGGGTGTCTCAGATGAATCCTGAATCATTTTTCGCAATAGGGGTGACAGTTCCAATACTCACGCTTATTGTAAGTTTTGGAAGGTCTCTGGGTATCGGAACCAATTCTATAATGTCAAGAGAAATGGGAGATAATAATTTAATTGGTTCTTATAATTCAATTTTGCATGGTATTGTGGCATGTTTGGTGAGCTGTGTTATCATTATGATGTCCATATTCTTTTTAATGGATATTTTAACATTTGTTGGCGCAGATTCTTCAATGGATTTGTCAATGCAGTATCTGAGTCCTATGATTTTATGTCCGTTTGTTTTTATCTTTTCTAATTTTTTTGCAAACACTCTTCAGGCTGAAGGAAACTCAAAAATTCCCACAATATTGCTTATCTCAACTAATGTCTTGAATTTGGTTTTAGATCCGATTTTCATTTTTGTTTTAGACTGGGGCGTTAGCGGTGCTTCATATGCTACAATATTATCTTCAGGATTTAGTGCTCTTTATTTATTATATTGGTATTTGAGTGGAAAATCAGAAGTTCCTATAAATTTTAGGTATTTCAAGCCAGGAATAGTTTATGATATATTTACTGTAGCTTTTCCAAACTTTTTAATGGACAGTTTATGGTGTATTTTAATACTATTCTTCAATAAGATATTAATCGAACAGCTTGGTCAAATTGGTGTGCTGCTTTACTCATCTGCTTCAAAAATTCAATCCGTAATTATTTCTCATCAAAAGGCATTCAGTAGAGGATTGGTTAGTATTTGCGGACATTTGTTTGGTGCAAATAAAATTGATGAACTGAAAGATTTATATCATTATGTGCTTAAAATAACTATTTTGATTTCAGTAATATCAACTGTAATATTCTTCTTCATTAGAGATTATGGTTTTGCATTGTTTTCAGTTACTGGCGTACCCGAATCAGTATTTTATATTGCACTTGCGGGTATTATAATTGTCCCATTCCGTGGTATTACAGCAGTCACGGAAAAAATGCTGGATGGGATGGGAAAGAGTTTTTATGAACTGCTTTTAACATTGGGCAGTATCATTTATGAAATTTCAATTGTATATTTATTGGCACCTATATTCAAGCAGGGTGTTTGTGTCTTACTGGGAATACTGGTTGGGGAAGTTACATTGGCTATTTTGTATTATATCATGCTAAAATATTTCCTTAAAAAATCTGAAAATGAAATCCATCATGCTGCAGGCGCTTAG
- a CDS encoding DUF447 domain-containing protein translates to MSKDGVKNAAPIGIVCKGKNKLGCRLFVGTKTLKNIMETRKYVVNIIFNLINFVKSTIGNLDTEEFTDDENIAILKNAEAYIICDVTDIRKMDLIKDHVTSNGEAYIISSDVVKIVKNNPCAKALNRGVFALLECLTNYTRLDLVILGAKANIKFHMFQMAVH, encoded by the coding sequence ATGAGCAAGGACGGTGTAAAAAATGCAGCTCCAATAGGAATTGTATGCAAAGGCAAAAATAAACTTGGATGCAGGTTATTTGTCGGTACCAAAACTCTGAAAAACATCATGGAAACAAGGAAATATGTTGTAAATATTATTTTTAATCTTATAAATTTTGTAAAGTCAACCATCGGAAACCTGGATACTGAAGAGTTTACAGATGATGAAAATATTGCAATATTAAAAAATGCAGAAGCATATATCATTTGCGATGTCACAGACATTAGAAAAATGGATCTCATTAAAGACCATGTAACATCAAATGGTGAGGCTTATATCATAAGCAGTGATGTTGTAAAAATCGTCAAAAACAATCCATGTGCAAAGGCTTTAAACCGAGGAGTTTTTGCGCTTCTCGAATGCCTTACAAACTATACTCGACTTGACCTTGTAATATTGGGTGCAAAGGCCAATATAAAATTCCACATGTTTCAGATGGCGGTTCATTAA
- a CDS encoding 50S ribosomal protein L15e → MYKYIRDAWKNPDESYVRELMWQRAPKWRRQKVVQRIDRPTRLDRARSLGYRAKKGFVLVRTRVRRGGRRKSRFKGGRKPKRMGVNKITQAKSIQRIAEERVGKKYPNLEVLNSYWVWSDGKYKYYEVILVDPQSPSIINDKKINWICSKKHTNRALRGLTSAGNKGRGIKSKGKGSEQARRRDL, encoded by the coding sequence ATGTATAAATATATTAGAGATGCTTGGAAAAACCCAGATGAGTCCTACGTGCGTGAACTCATGTGGCAAAGAGCTCCAAAATGGAGACGTCAAAAAGTAGTACAAAGAATCGACAGACCTACAAGGTTAGACAGAGCTAGAAGCTTAGGTTACAGAGCTAAAAAAGGTTTCGTTTTAGTAAGAACCAGAGTAAGACGTGGTGGAAGAAGGAAATCACGTTTCAAAGGCGGTCGTAAACCTAAAAGAATGGGTGTAAACAAAATCACTCAAGCAAAATCTATTCAAAGAATCGCTGAAGAAAGAGTAGGTAAAAAATACCCTAACTTAGAAGTATTGAACTCCTACTGGGTATGGTCTGACGGAAAATACAAATACTACGAAGTTATCTTAGTAGATCCACAAAGTCCTTCTATCATTAACGATAAAAAAATCAATTGGATTTGTTCTAAAAAACACACTAACAGAGCTTTAAGAGGCTTAACCAGTGCTGGTAACAAAGGACGTGGAATAAAATCTAAAGGAAAAGGTAGTGAACAAGCAAGAAGAAGAGATTTATAA
- a CDS encoding diacylglycerol/polyprenol kinase family protein — MIFSDIVALIIVYAYVAVIFVVAEKVLKTKPEVSRKFLHIMVGNMIFAMPFFSDPWVMVWFLTLPITVVLFFLTEYSPIKIDNSVTESGHALGLFFYAGIWTVLIAVFSNYLWIVALAIVPMVYGDGFAALIGQKFGRIKYKVFGGTKSLEGSLTMFVVTTVMSVFVWMVFTTIGYPMPNFNLLAILGISAIATICEALSYGGIDNLTVPALTAILYYLVTITL; from the coding sequence ATGATATTCTCTGATATTGTAGCTTTAATTATTGTTTATGCTTATGTTGCAGTAATATTTGTTGTAGCTGAAAAAGTTTTAAAAACAAAACCTGAGGTTTCACGTAAATTTCTGCATATTATGGTAGGTAATATGATTTTTGCCATGCCATTTTTCTCAGATCCTTGGGTTATGGTTTGGTTTTTAACTTTGCCGATTACAGTAGTGCTGTTCTTCCTTACTGAATATTCACCTATTAAAATTGATAATAGCGTAACCGAATCAGGTCATGCATTGGGATTGTTCTTCTATGCGGGAATCTGGACAGTATTGATTGCAGTATTTTCAAACTACTTGTGGATTGTTGCTTTGGCTATTGTTCCTATGGTTTATGGTGATGGATTTGCAGCTTTAATTGGTCAAAAGTTCGGCAGAATAAAATACAAAGTATTCGGAGGTACAAAATCTCTTGAAGGATCACTTACAATGTTTGTTGTTACAACTGTTATGAGTGTGTTCGTATGGATGGTTTTTACAACTATCGGTTATCCAATGCCAAATTTTAATTTACTAGCTATTTTAGGTATTTCTGCTATTGCTACAATCTGTGAAGCTTTAAGTTATGGTGGAATTGATAATTTAACGGTTCCTGCCTTGACTGCAATTTTATATTATTTGGTAACTATCACATTATAG
- a CDS encoding sugar O-acetyltransferase encodes MLELEELLKIFNAGETLEMDEEAAEACNYYSREAQKITCEINYQYHEFEETKKLFSKLIGKEVDDEFRVFPPFYTDFGKNIHLGKNVFINSDCKFQDQGGIYIGDDVLIGHNVVLATLNHEEDPEKRGNLCPSSIKIGDKVWIGSNATILPGITIGDGAIIAAGAVVTKDVEEKTVVGGVPAKFIKKID; translated from the coding sequence ATGTTAGAACTAGAAGAATTACTAAAAATTTTCAATGCTGGCGAAACATTAGAAATGGATGAAGAAGCTGCTGAAGCATGCAATTATTATTCAAGAGAAGCACAAAAGATAACATGTGAAATAAATTATCAATACCATGAATTTGAAGAAACAAAAAAACTATTCTCAAAATTGATTGGGAAAGAAGTTGATGATGAATTCAGAGTTTTTCCACCATTTTATACAGATTTTGGTAAAAATATTCATTTAGGAAAAAATGTTTTCATCAACTCTGACTGCAAATTCCAGGATCAGGGAGGCATATACATAGGTGATGATGTGCTTATTGGACACAATGTTGTTCTGGCAACGCTTAATCATGAAGAAGACCCTGAAAAGAGAGGAAACCTATGTCCTTCATCAATAAAAATAGGAGACAAGGTTTGGATTGGATCAAATGCAACAATATTGCCAGGAATCACTATTGGAGATGGTGCAATCATTGCAGCAGGAGCCGTTGTAACAAAAGATGTTGAGGAAAAAACAGTTGTCGGTGGTGTTCCCGCAAAATTCATTAAAAAAATAGATTAA
- a CDS encoding tocopherol cyclase family protein: MNKSDLERDYYMLKGPLAKKGYDWWWHSLTAYNKETGEAKPFFIEYFVCNPALAEDEPTLGQDPENQRLGKRPSYFMMKVGTWGKNPKQIHNFYSMKQFQCPDDKLDIRVGDCALTETHMKGSCTVTEEDAKNHPEYMSDAGDMRWDLDIDKQITFNVGYGANKLFRKLNSFEMFWHAEGIKTQYSGTIWLDGVEYEVIPEKSYGYADKNWGGDFTSPWLWISSCNITSLKTGKKLNNSAFEAGGGRPKAFGIEIPRKLLIGFYYEGTMYEYNFARFWNLVKIDFDFEEGDDVHTWHINASNKNSRMELVLYCKREEMMLFNYEAPDGQKRHNRLWNGGNGWGEIKLYKKDGTLIDHVKIENAGCEYGEYC, from the coding sequence ATGAACAAGAGTGATTTAGAAAGAGATTACTATATGCTTAAAGGACCACTCGCAAAGAAAGGTTATGACTGGTGGTGGCATTCTTTAACTGCATATAATAAGGAAACTGGGGAAGCAAAACCATTTTTCATTGAATATTTTGTATGCAACCCTGCATTGGCTGAGGATGAACCTACTTTAGGTCAGGATCCTGAAAATCAAAGATTAGGTAAAAGGCCTTCTTATTTCATGATGAAGGTCGGAACATGGGGTAAAAATCCAAAACAGATACATAATTTTTACTCAATGAAACAGTTCCAGTGTCCTGATGATAAATTGGATATCCGTGTAGGAGACTGCGCATTGACTGAAACCCATATGAAAGGGTCATGTACAGTAACTGAGGAAGATGCTAAAAATCACCCAGAATATATGTCTGATGCAGGAGACATGAGATGGGATTTGGATATCGATAAGCAGATTACATTTAATGTAGGTTATGGTGCAAACAAGTTATTCAGAAAATTAAACTCATTTGAAATGTTTTGGCATGCTGAAGGAATCAAGACCCAATATAGCGGTACTATCTGGTTGGATGGAGTTGAATATGAAGTTATTCCTGAAAAATCCTATGGATATGCCGATAAGAATTGGGGAGGAGACTTTACCTCACCATGGCTTTGGATTTCATCATGTAACATAACCAGTCTTAAAACAGGCAAGAAATTAAATAACTCTGCTTTTGAAGCGGGTGGTGGAAGGCCAAAAGCATTTGGTATTGAAATTCCGCGTAAGTTATTGATTGGTTTTTATTATGAAGGAACAATGTATGAATATAACTTTGCCAGATTCTGGAATCTTGTCAAAATTGATTTTGACTTTGAAGAAGGTGATGATGTCCATACATGGCATATTAATGCATCAAATAAGAATTCACGAATGGAACTTGTATTGTACTGCAAACGTGAAGAAATGATGCTGTTCAATTATGAAGCGCCTGACGGCCAAAAACGTCACAACCGCTTATGGAATGGTGGAAACGGTTGGGGTGAAATCAAGCTTTATAAAAAAGATGGTACCTTAATTGACCATGTGAAAATCGAAAATGCGGGCTGTGAATATGGAGAGTATTGCTGA
- a CDS encoding 2TM domain-containing protein — translation MNDYDRAAERVDKKIKFYNELKAYVVVNAVLAIINFFVSPFFWWVLFPVFFWGIGILVDFFKAFIFVDNYSEEYRKRKITEEMEKMKL, via the coding sequence ATGAATGATTATGATAGGGCAGCAGAAAGAGTTGATAAAAAAATTAAATTTTACAATGAACTTAAGGCTTATGTAGTCGTCAATGCTGTATTGGCGATAATAAACTTTTTTGTATCACCGTTCTTCTGGTGGGTATTGTTTCCGGTATTTTTCTGGGGAATAGGTATTTTGGTTGATTTTTTCAAAGCATTTATATTTGTTGACAATTATAGTGAAGAATATAGAAAAAGAAAAATAACCGAAGAAATGGAGAAAATGAAATTATGA
- a CDS encoding DUF3021 domain-containing protein, with translation MQISNLIERIALGAFVGCFIVSLVEVLIALQSGPQNVSFSGYDVINAFLGSIVIGWGFSLSGFIYENDWPLPAQVLFQMGIGFAVLFSVAIYLTWLPITLGVGVIIEWVTIAVIFAVMFWLGFYIYYYLQARDINKKLD, from the coding sequence ATGCAAATTTCAAATTTGATTGAAAGAATTGCTTTAGGAGCTTTTGTAGGTTGTTTTATTGTCAGTTTGGTTGAAGTATTGATTGCTCTTCAGTCAGGACCACAAAATGTTAGTTTTTCAGGCTATGATGTCATCAATGCATTTTTAGGATCAATTGTTATTGGATGGGGATTTTCATTAAGTGGATTCATATATGAAAATGACTGGCCGTTGCCTGCTCAGGTTCTATTCCAGATGGGGATTGGTTTTGCAGTGTTGTTCTCTGTTGCAATATACTTGACATGGCTTCCAATAACTTTGGGCGTTGGTGTAATCATAGAATGGGTAACTATTGCAGTTATTTTTGCAGTTATGTTCTGGTTAGGATTTTATATATATTATTATTTGCAAGCTCGTGATATAAATAAAAAATTAGATTAA
- a CDS encoding RNA-binding protein has translation MIHNIKFRVFVYENEDVDELSQAILNILPEAEIEAEEAEGLTEDKIIILSGTVSKKRYTKEFFNLLLESVDLDKLNDDLERKMDEKGNWFLRFDKEDAIDEKMTIKDSGDSIHLKIKIAAYPAKKEIAVDKVREAIFDKN, from the coding sequence ATGATACATAACATTAAATTCAGAGTCTTCGTTTACGAAAATGAAGATGTTGATGAATTATCTCAAGCTATTTTGAACATTTTACCCGAAGCTGAAATAGAAGCTGAAGAGGCTGAAGGTTTGACTGAAGATAAAATAATAATTTTATCAGGCACTGTTTCTAAAAAAAGATATACTAAAGAATTTTTCAACTTGCTTTTGGAATCCGTTGATTTGGATAAATTAAATGATGATTTAGAGAGAAAAATGGATGAAAAGGGGAACTGGTTTTTAAGATTTGACAAGGAAGATGCCATTGATGAAAAGATGACCATCAAGGATTCCGGAGATTCCATTCACTTGAAAATTAAAATAGCAGCATATCCTGCTAAAAAGGAGATTGCAGTTGATAAAGTTCGTGAAGCTATTTTTGATAAAAATTAA
- a CDS encoding STAS domain-containing protein: MNINKDYNGQELTIFVEGRIDTITSQDLDNEIKNEMGKFDSLIMDFTNMEYISSAGLRVLIATQKKLKPDNIPFIIKNVNESVGEIFRMSGFDKILNIE, encoded by the coding sequence ATGAATATTAATAAAGATTACAATGGACAAGAATTAACAATTTTTGTTGAAGGGCGTATAGATACAATTACTTCACAAGACCTTGACAATGAAATTAAAAATGAAATGGGAAAATTTGATTCATTAATTATGGATTTTACCAATATGGAATACATTTCAAGTGCAGGTCTCAGAGTTCTGATTGCAACTCAAAAGAAATTAAAACCAGACAATATTCCGTTCATCATTAAAAATGTTAATGAATCTGTGGGAGAAATATTCAGAATGTCTGGGTTTGATAAAATTTTGAATATAGAGTGA